A stretch of Fluviicola sp. DNA encodes these proteins:
- a CDS encoding LuxR C-terminal-related transcriptional regulator — MNLYLDSRNQLISLGFRELVQSILGEVLVEWHSGNPKAGQVLSDQKQVIVYNFADNYLEIENNLKTNPEDTNSIKVVLIISGDVSALPKLVSYGVSGFIDMNCTRNELKEAFQKILHNQNYYCEQVWNKILNQDEEITSPAQFSLTKREIEIVESLLNGKTTAEISRELGLSPHTVQTHRKNCFKKLKVKSLSELLLFEMENQVFKK, encoded by the coding sequence ATGAACCTGTATTTAGATAGTCGCAACCAGTTAATAAGCCTCGGATTCAGGGAGTTGGTCCAGTCCATTCTTGGCGAGGTATTGGTGGAGTGGCATTCCGGAAATCCAAAGGCAGGGCAGGTGCTATCGGATCAAAAGCAGGTAATAGTTTACAATTTCGCCGATAATTACCTGGAAATTGAGAATAATCTGAAAACGAATCCGGAAGATACGAACAGCATTAAGGTAGTTTTGATTATCAGCGGGGATGTGTCTGCTCTTCCGAAACTGGTTTCTTACGGCGTTTCAGGATTCATTGATATGAATTGCACCAGGAACGAACTGAAGGAAGCTTTCCAGAAGATTTTGCACAACCAGAATTACTATTGCGAACAGGTTTGGAATAAGATCCTGAACCAGGATGAAGAAATTACCTCTCCGGCGCAATTCAGTCTCACCAAACGCGAAATAGAAATAGTGGAATCCTTACTGAACGGGAAAACCACGGCAGAAATAAGCCGGGAACTGGGGCTTAGTCCGCACACCGTTCAGACCCATCGCAAGAATTGTTTTAAGAAACTAAAAGTGAAATCTCTCTCCGAACTTTTGCTGTTCGAAATGGAAAATCAAGTATTCAAAAAATAA
- a CDS encoding amidohydrolase family protein, with the protein MQKLKINGHGHILPEPSEIPKFMREKKLFWIDDDKKFMRQDDWARPITDPSFFFDEKIEWMEKHQIDHGVMLNLSQVYCNGWSKQDAFDAIRWQNDFNASVQERRPDKFTSGFVVQPLYMDDALDEIRRCVEDLNMNLLCLPTHFLNKDNEWLSVVDDSTLPLFELANEYKLAIEIHPYDGEKMVALKDMYWRFHLVWMMAQTADTLHMYALKDFVNKYPDIRTCFAHGCMLGQANYGRRLQGFDGRPDLFTEARDPRASLGHPNLFFDTLVHDSYTLQLLKIRVGSSQIVSGLDDPYPLGEMEGVANSYPGRVIDFAVEVGILDQKESDAIWCDNVLRWLGKTSI; encoded by the coding sequence ATGCAGAAACTAAAGATCAATGGTCACGGACACATATTGCCTGAACCTTCGGAAATTCCGAAATTCATGCGCGAAAAGAAATTGTTTTGGATAGATGATGATAAAAAATTCATGAGACAGGACGATTGGGCGCGGCCGATTACCGATCCGAGTTTCTTTTTTGATGAGAAGATCGAATGGATGGAAAAGCATCAGATTGATCACGGAGTGATGCTGAACCTGTCACAGGTTTATTGCAACGGTTGGTCGAAACAGGATGCTTTTGATGCTATCCGCTGGCAAAACGATTTCAATGCAAGTGTGCAGGAACGCCGCCCGGATAAATTTACAAGCGGATTTGTGGTTCAGCCTTTGTATATGGACGATGCGCTGGATGAGATCCGTCGCTGCGTGGAAGATTTGAACATGAACCTGTTGTGCCTGCCGACACACTTTTTGAATAAAGATAACGAATGGCTTTCGGTGGTTGATGATTCGACTTTGCCTTTGTTCGAATTGGCCAACGAATACAAGCTGGCAATTGAGATCCATCCGTATGACGGTGAAAAAATGGTGGCGCTGAAAGATATGTACTGGCGTTTTCACCTGGTTTGGATGATGGCACAAACAGCGGATACGCTGCACATGTACGCACTGAAAGATTTCGTCAATAAATACCCCGATATCCGGACATGCTTTGCACACGGTTGCATGCTGGGCCAGGCCAACTACGGAAGAAGGCTCCAGGGATTTGACGGCCGTCCGGATTTGTTCACTGAAGCCAGGGATCCGCGTGCCAGTTTGGGACACCCGAATTTGTTTTTCGATACCTTGGTTCACGATTCATATACCCTTCAATTGCTCAAAATCCGGGTAGGTTCTTCCCAGATCGTTTCCGGTTTGGATGATCCGTATCCATTGGGAGAAATGGAAGGCGTAGCGAATTCTTACCCGGGAAGAGTGATCGATTTTGCGGTCGAAGTCGGGATTCTCGACCAAAAAGAATCAGATGCGATCTGGTGCGACAACGTATTGCGCTGGCTGGGAAAAACATCCATTTAA
- a CDS encoding PKD domain-containing protein: MKTNGVKLRALFACLFFSVLLNGVFAQTNGVVRCYTDENNAILHANHPELESTQQFEQWIQSEMAANMASGKIIGGVYQIPVVVHVIHNGEAVGTASNVSYAAIQSQIDVLNEDFRRIFGSNGYNTNPLGADTQIEFCLSKRRPDGSAYPNGEDGVNRINRNTAGFTAPPYSQTYVENTIKAYSYNNNTPAVVGTYARGWDPAKYMNIWLCNLGNGLLGYAQFPQSPLGGMGCGSPVNGTDGVVFLYSSIGKSSVTGFPGPYNEGRTATHEIGHWLGLRHIWGDGGCTVDDYCNDTPEAAAANYGCPTINSCTNAPDPGNDMVENYMDYTDDACMNIFTNDQKQRMRAVLEGSPLRLSLINSDACTPPNPSDASVTDVFAPVGDNCAGPITPSVQLKNRGSNNLTSATISYKVDNGTAVTYSWTGNLAPNSTATVALPAFTAPLGVHSFRAYSTLPNGIADPYTVYDTSGIDFVVSNGIMPNYTQDFEAQSFPPDVRWRVDNVNGDCYKWTPASGMSSTGTFINNIAELPFFGDGSTSNEDLYTPVFLLPCNATAATLKFDVAYRKRVAASNDQLIVQISTDCGATWTNVYSKSGNVSPYLWQNSTLLATEYYPTVATDWRTETISLMSYVGTTSKNLMFRFRGVSNNGNNIFIDNVKFEGTTPGEINVTVAGNDVLDEGFYNFANTQTGGSTTATFTVTNTGTTNLTLTNPITVTGTGFALGTGFGTTTVTPGSTTTFTVTFSPATAGNFTGTVSFGTNDCDEGTYNFILNGSGIATPPVADFSAAQTTICQGSTVTFTNLSTYATSYAWTFTGGTPGTSTATSPTVTYNTAGTYAVTLVATNANGSDTETKNAYITVVASTATALPLSEGFTTTTFVPTGWSLINNNASPTSWARSTTVGRAPTAGNSMWFNNYAYNDSDDDVVRLKALAFTGLSSAQMTFDVAYAPYDAANYDGLEVLVSTNCGSSFTSVYSKSNTTLATAAATGNTAFVPTTSQWRTETIDLTPYIGQANVIIAFKNLSGYGNNLYVDNINVTGVVSSTPPTPSFTTVSSTVCAGQSITYTNTSTGSPTSYSWSFPGGTPSTSTAASPTVTYNTAGTYNVVLTATNGSGSNTTTMTNYVTVNAVPATPTITTGGSTTFCSGGSVTLTSSAGNSYLWSTGATTQSITATTAGTYTVQVSSAAGCQSAASAATTVVVNPTPSAPTITAGGATALCSGGSVTLTSTTGNAYLWSTGATTQSITVSAAGTYTCKVVSSAGCQSPNSNAITVTVGTTPATPTVTAGGSTTFCSGGSVTLTSSAGTSYLWSNGATTQSITATTAGTYTVQVSNPAGCQSAASSATTVTVNPTPSAPTLTAGGATTFCSGGSVTLTSTTGNAYLWSTGATTQSITATTAGTYTVKVVSPAGCQSPNSNAITVTVNPTPAAPTITAGGTTTFCSGGSVTLTSSAGSSYLWSNGATTQTITATTAGTYTVQVSNASGCQSAASAATTVTVNPTPATPAITAGGATTFCSGGSVALTSTAGNSYLWSNGATTQTITATTAGTYTVQVTNASGCQSAASAATTVTVNPTPAAPTISASGPTTFCSGTPTTLTSTAGSSYLWSNGATTQTITPSTSGTYTVQVTNASGCQSTASAGTSITVNPTPAITLGTLTDPNACGSTTGSIAVNGTGSGSISWTGAASGSTTVASLPTTISSLGAGSYTIVLTSGAGCASNSIMGSLTDPGAPTPPVITPTSTILCPGGTVTLTSSYTSGNTWSTTETASSITISAAGTYTVQVTNAGCTSTSNPVTITAAAPFSVNAGNDQAICSGGSVTLTGASTGSPTLGWSNGVQDGVAFVPAGTTTYTLTATDGNGCQLTDQVLVTVNSNPTVAFASLGQVCTYNPAFVLTGGSPAGGTYSGTGVSSGSFDPAASGAGSFPITYIYTDANGCSGTAQSTIIVDPCLSVGENEKWNMSIYPNPSIGQIEITSDVPYSNLKMVDAQGKLIFDVKIDQFEPVKTIDLSAYANGHYTLQVYGEFGTKYHQVVISK; the protein is encoded by the coding sequence ATGAAAACTAACGGAGTAAAACTACGTGCCCTCTTCGCATGTTTGTTTTTTTCGGTGCTCCTTAATGGGGTATTCGCTCAAACAAACGGAGTTGTTCGGTGCTACACGGATGAGAACAATGCAATTCTCCACGCAAACCATCCGGAATTAGAATCAACACAACAATTTGAACAATGGATCCAGTCTGAAATGGCTGCAAACATGGCGTCCGGTAAAATTATCGGAGGAGTATACCAAATTCCTGTTGTTGTTCACGTCATCCACAACGGGGAAGCCGTAGGAACAGCAAGTAACGTGAGCTATGCGGCAATCCAGTCCCAGATCGATGTATTGAACGAAGATTTTCGAAGAATTTTCGGTTCCAACGGGTACAATACCAATCCATTGGGAGCAGATACGCAAATCGAGTTCTGTTTGTCTAAAAGAAGACCGGACGGTTCTGCTTATCCCAACGGAGAAGACGGAGTAAACCGTATTAACCGCAATACTGCCGGATTTACAGCGCCACCTTATTCTCAAACCTATGTTGAGAACACGATCAAAGCTTATAGTTATAACAACAATACGCCTGCAGTTGTTGGTACCTATGCCAGAGGCTGGGATCCTGCCAAATACATGAATATCTGGTTGTGTAACCTGGGGAACGGACTACTCGGATATGCTCAGTTTCCTCAATCTCCATTGGGAGGAATGGGCTGTGGATCGCCGGTAAACGGAACGGATGGTGTAGTTTTCCTTTACAGTTCCATCGGGAAAAGTTCCGTAACGGGGTTTCCCGGGCCTTACAATGAAGGGCGAACTGCAACGCATGAAATCGGTCACTGGTTAGGACTGCGTCACATTTGGGGAGATGGCGGATGTACGGTAGACGATTATTGTAACGATACACCTGAAGCGGCGGCGGCAAATTACGGCTGTCCGACAATTAACAGCTGTACCAATGCTCCGGATCCGGGGAATGACATGGTGGAAAACTACATGGATTACACCGATGATGCGTGTATGAATATTTTTACCAACGATCAAAAACAACGTATGCGCGCGGTATTGGAGGGTTCTCCTTTGCGATTATCCCTCATCAATTCGGATGCCTGTACGCCTCCGAATCCGAGTGATGCATCCGTTACAGATGTATTTGCACCGGTTGGCGATAATTGTGCCGGACCCATTACACCAAGTGTTCAATTGAAGAACAGAGGTTCCAATAACCTCACGTCAGCAACCATTTCCTACAAAGTAGATAATGGAACGGCAGTTACTTATAGCTGGACAGGTAACCTGGCACCGAATTCAACGGCAACAGTTGCTTTACCGGCTTTTACCGCTCCATTGGGAGTACATTCGTTCAGAGCTTATTCAACGCTTCCGAATGGAATTGCAGATCCTTATACCGTTTATGATACCTCCGGAATTGATTTCGTGGTTTCGAACGGGATCATGCCGAATTATACCCAGGATTTCGAAGCACAATCTTTCCCTCCGGATGTGAGATGGAGAGTCGACAACGTAAACGGAGATTGTTACAAATGGACACCGGCTTCGGGAATGTCTTCAACCGGAACGTTTATCAACAACATTGCGGAACTTCCTTTCTTCGGCGATGGTTCTACCTCGAACGAAGATCTTTATACACCGGTGTTCTTATTGCCGTGTAACGCAACAGCAGCAACACTGAAATTCGATGTGGCTTACCGGAAAAGAGTGGCGGCATCCAATGACCAGTTAATCGTACAGATCTCAACGGATTGCGGTGCTACCTGGACAAATGTATACAGCAAATCGGGTAACGTTTCTCCGTATTTGTGGCAGAATTCAACCCTATTGGCAACGGAGTATTATCCGACAGTTGCTACCGATTGGAGAACAGAGACAATCAGTTTGATGTCTTACGTGGGAACAACGTCCAAAAACCTGATGTTCCGCTTTAGGGGAGTTTCCAATAACGGGAACAACATTTTCATCGATAACGTGAAATTTGAAGGTACAACTCCGGGAGAAATCAATGTAACGGTAGCAGGAAACGATGTGCTGGACGAAGGATTCTACAATTTTGCCAATACGCAAACGGGCGGATCTACAACCGCAACGTTTACCGTTACCAATACCGGAACAACCAATTTGACTTTAACAAACCCGATTACTGTTACAGGGACAGGATTTGCATTGGGGACAGGTTTCGGAACAACAACCGTTACTCCGGGATCTACAACCACTTTTACAGTAACTTTCTCACCGGCTACAGCAGGTAACTTCACAGGAACTGTTTCCTTCGGTACGAACGATTGTGATGAAGGAACTTACAACTTCATATTGAACGGTTCGGGAATTGCTACTCCGCCGGTTGCAGATTTCTCCGCAGCCCAAACAACCATTTGCCAGGGATCTACGGTTACATTTACGAATTTATCTACTTATGCTACTTCGTATGCGTGGACGTTTACAGGAGGGACTCCGGGAACTTCAACGGCAACCAGCCCAACAGTTACCTACAACACGGCGGGAACTTATGCGGTGACACTTGTAGCTACAAATGCTAATGGTTCGGATACGGAAACCAAGAATGCCTATATTACTGTAGTTGCTTCTACTGCTACAGCTTTGCCATTGTCCGAAGGGTTTACGACAACTACATTTGTACCAACAGGATGGTCATTGATCAATAACAATGCTTCTCCGACTTCATGGGCCAGATCAACAACAGTTGGGCGTGCACCAACAGCAGGAAATTCGATGTGGTTCAATAACTACGCTTACAATGATTCGGACGATGATGTGGTACGTTTGAAAGCACTTGCTTTTACCGGTCTTTCATCTGCTCAAATGACTTTCGATGTAGCTTATGCGCCGTATGATGCTGCGAATTATGATGGTTTGGAGGTATTGGTTTCTACCAACTGCGGAAGTTCATTCACTTCTGTTTATTCCAAATCAAATACCACACTGGCAACGGCTGCAGCTACCGGGAATACGGCTTTTGTGCCGACTACTTCACAGTGGAGAACGGAAACTATTGACCTTACGCCATATATCGGCCAGGCAAATGTGATCATTGCATTTAAAAACCTTTCCGGATACGGGAATAACCTGTATGTAGACAACATCAATGTAACGGGAGTAGTTTCGTCAACACCTCCGACTCCAAGCTTTACGACCGTTTCAAGTACGGTTTGTGCCGGTCAGAGCATTACTTATACCAATACATCGACAGGTTCTCCTACGTCCTATTCCTGGTCTTTCCCGGGTGGAACACCTTCCACTTCAACGGCTGCAAGTCCAACAGTGACTTATAATACGGCCGGAACTTACAACGTAGTCTTAACTGCTACCAATGGTTCGGGGTCGAATACCACGACGATGACGAATTACGTAACAGTGAACGCAGTTCCTGCAACACCGACCATTACTACCGGAGGATCAACCACATTTTGTTCAGGCGGTTCGGTAACACTTACATCAAGTGCCGGAAATTCTTACCTGTGGTCGACCGGTGCGACAACGCAATCCATTACTGCAACAACTGCCGGAACATATACGGTTCAGGTAAGCAGTGCAGCAGGCTGTCAAAGTGCGGCAAGTGCGGCAACCACAGTTGTAGTGAATCCTACACCTTCCGCACCGACCATCACGGCAGGCGGAGCAACAGCACTATGTTCCGGTGGTTCGGTAACATTGACTTCTACAACAGGAAATGCTTACTTGTGGTCAACAGGAGCAACTACACAATCGATTACCGTTTCCGCAGCAGGAACGTACACTTGTAAAGTGGTGAGTTCTGCAGGTTGTCAAAGTCCGAATAGTAACGCTATTACGGTAACTGTTGGAACAACTCCTGCAACGCCGACTGTTACAGCTGGTGGATCAACTACCTTCTGTTCCGGAGGTTCCGTGACACTGACGTCTTCTGCAGGAACTTCCTACTTGTGGTCAAATGGCGCAACAACACAATCCATTACAGCAACAACAGCAGGAACATATACCGTTCAGGTGAGTAACCCTGCCGGTTGTCAAAGTGCGGCCAGTTCTGCAACAACGGTTACCGTGAATCCAACGCCATCCGCACCGACACTTACTGCGGGCGGAGCAACGACCTTCTGTTCAGGTGGGTCGGTAACATTGACTTCCACAACTGGAAATGCTTATTTATGGTCGACGGGAGCAACCACTCAATCGATTACCGCAACCACTGCCGGAACTTATACGGTGAAAGTGGTAAGTCCTGCCGGTTGTCAAAGTCCGAACAGTAACGCGATAACCGTAACGGTAAATCCAACTCCGGCTGCACCGACAATTACCGCTGGCGGAACAACCACATTCTGTTCAGGAGGTTCGGTTACGCTGACTTCCAGTGCAGGAAGTTCTTATTTGTGGTCAAATGGTGCAACAACTCAAACGATTACTGCTACAACAGCAGGAACATATACCGTTCAGGTGTCCAACGCTTCCGGATGTCAAAGTGCGGCAAGTGCAGCTACGACAGTTACGGTAAATCCAACTCCGGCTACACCGGCCATTACGGCTGGCGGAGCAACCACATTCTGTTCGGGAGGTTCGGTAGCATTGACTTCTACGGCAGGAAATTCTTACCTGTGGTCAAATGGTGCAACGACGCAAACAATTACTGCAACTACAGCAGGAACATATACCGTTCAGGTAACGAATGCTTCCGGATGTCAGAGTGCAGCGAGTGCAGCTACAACGGTTACAGTTAACCCGACTCCTGCTGCACCGACAATCAGTGCAAGCGGACCAACGACATTCTGTTCGGGAACACCGACCACTTTGACTTCCACAGCAGGATCGTCCTATTTGTGGTCGAACGGAGCAACAACACAAACGATTACTCCGTCCACGTCCGGAACGTATACGGTTCAGGTTACCAATGCTTCTGGCTGTCAAAGTACAGCTAGTGCGGGAACAAGCATTACAGTAAATCCGACACCGGCAATTACTTTGGGAACATTAACCGATCCAAATGCTTGTGGTTCAACTACGGGTTCCATCGCAGTTAACGGTACAGGTTCGGGATCCATTTCCTGGACAGGAGCAGCTTCTGGATCAACGACTGTTGCTTCGTTGCCAACTACCATTTCCAGCCTGGGAGCAGGATCTTACACGATTGTTTTGACAAGTGGGGCAGGATGTGCTTCCAACTCCATTATGGGAAGCTTAACGGATCCGGGAGCACCGACACCTCCGGTAATCACTCCAACTTCAACAATCCTGTGCCCGGGAGGAACAGTGACATTGACTTCCTCTTACACATCCGGAAATACCTGGTCAACTACGGAAACAGCTTCCAGCATTACTATTTCCGCGGCAGGAACTTATACGGTTCAGGTAACCAATGCAGGTTGTACTTCAACTTCCAACCCGGTTACAATTACTGCGGCGGCACCGTTTAGTGTGAATGCAGGAAATGACCAGGCTATTTGTTCAGGAGGTTCGGTTACTTTAACCGGGGCTTCAACAGGTTCACCTACTTTGGGATGGAGCAATGGTGTTCAGGATGGAGTGGCATTTGTTCCGGCAGGTACAACAACGTATACTTTAACAGCAACCGACGGAAACGGATGTCAATTGACAGATCAGGTTCTGGTAACCGTGAATTCAAACCCAACTGTTGCATTTGCAAGTTTAGGACAGGTTTGTACGTACAACCCGGCATTTGTGCTGACAGGCGGATCTCCTGCGGGTGGAACCTATTCCGGAACAGGAGTGAGTTCAGGAAGTTTTGATCCGGCTGCGAGCGGTGCAGGAAGTTTCCCGATCACTTACATTTACACGGATGCGAACGGATGTTCCGGAACGGCTCAAAGTACGATCATTGTGGATCCTTGTTTATCAGTCGGAGAGAATGAGAAATGGAACATGTCCATCTATCCGAACCCATCCATCGGTCAGATCGAGATTACATCGGATGTGCCTTACTCCAACCTGAAAATGGTGGATGCTCAGGGCAAACTGATCTTCGATGTGAAAATCGATCAGTTCGAACCGGTGAAGACAATTGATCTGTCGGCTTATGCAAACGGACATTATACCTTACAGGTCTATGGTGAATTCGGAACGAAATACCACCAGGTGGTGATTAGTAAATAG